One Devosia lacusdianchii genomic window carries:
- a CDS encoding mannitol dehydrogenase family protein, with amino-acid sequence MTTKLSAQALDSITTASVPAYDRSALTAGIVHFGVGNFHRAHQAVYLDDLFATGAGHDWALVGAGVRDADEAMRQKLMAQDWLTTVVEQEADASSARVTGAMIDYLRPGDAATVIARLSDPAIRIVSLTITEGGYYIDPASQKFDPGHPDIAFDAAHMAAPRTAFGLILAGLIARRAAGILPFTVMSCDNIPGNGHVTQNAVIGLANLVDPALAQWVTDNVAFPNGMVDRITPATSPREITLLADNFGIEDNWPVFCESFKQWVLEDNFPAGRPALENVGVQFVKDVAPYEHMKIRILNGGHATIAYPAGLMDIHFVHEAMQHPLVAAFLTKVENDEIIPVVPPVPDTNLDDYFALCQRRFANPKIGDTVRRLALDGSNRQPKFIIPSALDRVTSGQSVTGLALVSALWCRYCYGTTDSGAVIEPNDPSWDRLTAQSKLAKDEPKAWLAMVDIYGDLARNQTFIIAFTHALTTLWSIGTKATLERYLADSL; translated from the coding sequence ATGACCACCAAGCTCTCGGCCCAGGCTCTCGACTCCATCACCACCGCCTCCGTTCCCGCCTACGACCGAAGCGCCCTCACCGCCGGGATCGTCCATTTCGGCGTCGGCAACTTCCATCGCGCTCATCAGGCCGTCTACCTGGACGATCTGTTCGCCACCGGCGCCGGTCATGACTGGGCCCTTGTCGGCGCCGGCGTCCGCGATGCCGACGAAGCCATGCGCCAGAAGTTGATGGCGCAGGATTGGCTAACCACCGTGGTCGAGCAGGAAGCCGACGCGTCGAGCGCCCGCGTCACCGGTGCCATGATCGACTACCTGCGCCCCGGCGACGCGGCCACGGTCATCGCCCGCCTGTCCGACCCCGCCATCCGCATCGTCTCGCTGACCATTACCGAGGGCGGCTACTACATCGATCCCGCCAGCCAGAAATTCGATCCTGGTCACCCCGACATCGCCTTCGACGCCGCCCATATGGCGGCGCCCAGAACGGCCTTCGGCCTCATCCTCGCCGGCCTCATCGCGCGCCGCGCCGCCGGCATCTTGCCCTTCACCGTCATGAGCTGCGACAATATCCCCGGCAACGGCCACGTGACGCAAAACGCCGTCATCGGCCTCGCCAATCTTGTTGACCCGGCCCTGGCCCAATGGGTCACTGACAACGTCGCCTTCCCCAACGGCATGGTCGACCGCATCACCCCGGCCACCTCGCCACGCGAGATCACCCTGCTCGCCGACAATTTTGGCATTGAAGACAATTGGCCGGTCTTCTGCGAGAGCTTCAAGCAATGGGTGCTCGAAGACAATTTCCCCGCCGGCCGGCCGGCGCTGGAAAACGTCGGCGTGCAATTCGTCAAGGACGTCGCGCCCTACGAGCACATGAAGATCCGCATTCTCAATGGCGGCCACGCCACCATCGCCTATCCGGCGGGGCTGATGGATATCCATTTCGTCCACGAGGCCATGCAGCACCCGCTCGTCGCCGCCTTCCTCACCAAGGTCGAGAACGACGAGATCATCCCCGTCGTGCCCCCCGTGCCCGATACCAATCTCGACGACTATTTCGCCCTCTGCCAGCGCCGCTTCGCCAATCCCAAGATCGGCGACACCGTCAGACGCCTTGCCCTCGACGGCTCTAACCGCCAGCCCAAATTCATTATCCCGTCGGCGCTCGATCGGGTCACGTCTGGCCAATCCGTCACCGGCCTCGCCCTCGTCTCGGCGCTCTGGTGTCGCTATTGCTACGGCACGACGGATTCCGGTGCCGTGATCGAGCCCAACGATCCAAGCTGGGACCGTCTCACCGCCCAATCAAAACTCGCCAAGGACGAGCCCAAGGCCTGGCTGGCCATGGTCGACATTTATGGCGACCTCGCCCGCAACCAGACCTTCATCATTGCCTTCACCCACGCGCTGACGACACTATGGTCCATCGGCACCAAGGCGACGCTGGAACGGTATCTGGCGGATAGTTTGTAG
- a CDS encoding FGGY-family carbohydrate kinase, producing MTQSLLVAVDVGTGSARAGVLTPQGALLGRAEHPIAMNRTDANHAEHDSGQIWQAVCTAVRDAMTFAGARPEQVVGLGFDATCSLVVRDSNGQPVTVSTNGEDRWDTLVWLDHRALAEADECTRTGHAVLNYAGGVMSPEMEVPKLMWLKRRMPRSWGRAGMMFDLADFLSWKATGSLARSQSTLTCKWTYLAHTMPGWQADFLARVGLDDLIDKAALPNVASPVGADLGVLTKEAADELGLTTQCHVGAGLIDAHAGALGVLGAFTSDVGTIDRHLALIAGTSSCVMALSAEERPTSGVWGPYFGAVIPGAWLNEGGQSATGALLDHIIRWHGAGGDPTPEMHRAIAARILELRTQEGLALADRLHVLPDFHGNRSPLGDPFALGVISGLTLDSDFDSLCRLYWRTCVSIALGVRHILETLNTLGYAIDTLHVTGGHTKNAVLMGLYADATGCTVVESSAKDATLLGMAMVAATAAGLHPSLDAACVAMRQGGRERAPDPAARAQFDKDYRIFLEMLRQRQAIDAMV from the coding sequence TTGACGCAAAGCCTCCTCGTGGCAGTGGATGTTGGCACGGGGAGTGCCCGGGCGGGAGTGTTGACGCCGCAAGGAGCGCTGCTGGGTCGCGCCGAGCATCCGATCGCGATGAACCGAACCGACGCCAATCACGCCGAGCACGATAGCGGGCAAATCTGGCAGGCCGTCTGCACCGCCGTGCGCGACGCCATGACTTTTGCCGGCGCCCGGCCCGAGCAGGTTGTCGGCCTCGGTTTCGACGCCACCTGCTCGCTGGTCGTGCGCGATAGCAACGGCCAGCCGGTGACGGTTTCCACCAATGGCGAGGACCGCTGGGATACCCTGGTCTGGCTCGATCACCGCGCCCTTGCCGAAGCCGACGAATGCACCCGGACCGGGCACGCCGTACTCAATTATGCCGGGGGCGTCATGTCGCCGGAAATGGAAGTGCCCAAGCTCATGTGGCTCAAGCGCCGCATGCCCAGGAGTTGGGGTCGCGCCGGCATGATGTTCGACCTGGCGGACTTCCTGTCGTGGAAAGCCACCGGCTCGCTGGCCCGCTCGCAATCGACGCTCACCTGCAAATGGACCTACCTCGCCCATACCATGCCCGGCTGGCAGGCCGACTTCCTGGCGCGGGTCGGGCTCGATGACCTCATCGACAAGGCCGCCCTGCCGAACGTGGCCAGCCCCGTCGGCGCCGACCTTGGCGTCCTGACCAAAGAGGCCGCGGACGAACTGGGCCTCACCACCCAATGCCATGTCGGCGCTGGCCTGATCGATGCCCATGCCGGCGCGCTGGGGGTGCTCGGCGCCTTTACCAGCGACGTTGGCACCATCGACCGGCACCTCGCCCTCATCGCCGGCACGTCGAGCTGTGTCATGGCACTCTCCGCCGAGGAACGCCCGACATCGGGCGTGTGGGGCCCGTACTTCGGCGCCGTCATTCCCGGCGCATGGCTCAACGAAGGGGGCCAGTCGGCCACCGGCGCCCTGCTCGATCACATCATTCGCTGGCACGGCGCCGGTGGCGATCCGACACCCGAGATGCATCGCGCCATCGCTGCCCGCATTCTGGAATTGCGGACGCAGGAAGGTCTGGCACTGGCCGACCGCCTCCACGTCCTGCCCGATTTTCACGGCAATCGCTCCCCGCTCGGCGATCCTTTTGCTCTGGGCGTCATCTCCGGCCTGACGCTCGACAGCGATTTCGACTCCCTCTGTCGCCTCTATTGGCGCACCTGCGTCTCGATCGCGCTGGGCGTTCGCCACATCCTCGAAACCCTCAACACCCTCGGCTACGCCATCGATACACTGCACGTCACGGGCGGCCACACCAAGAATGCCGTGCTGATGGGGCTCTACGCCGATGCCACCGGCTGCACGGTGGTCGAGTCCTCGGCCAAGGACGCGACCCTCCTCGGCATGGCTATGGTCGCCGCCACCGCTGCCGGCCTCCACCCCAGCCTCGATGCTGCCTGCGTCGCCATGCGACAAGGCGGCCGCGAACGCGCGCCCGACCCCGCCGCACGCGCCCAGTTCGACAAGGACTACCGGATTTTTCTGGAAATGCTGCGGCAGCGCCAAGCCATCGACGCGATGGTGTGA
- a CDS encoding HAD family hydrolase, protein MTPNLIIFDCDGVLVDSEPLAMRVLLAAIAAQGIEVSAETAYRDYLGRSLASVSASLIDSHGMPLGDSALKAMRGDLYALYSKELRASPGLPEILAQLETPFCVASSSAPERIRLSLELTGLLPWFGDRIYSASMVENGKPAPDLFLYAAEAMRVAPNRCLVIEDSPAGITAARRAGMAVFGYLGGSHVAASGLRAAIETLEPDCIFDDMHALPDLVRSPRTDKKAL, encoded by the coding sequence ATGACCCCAAACCTCATCATCTTCGATTGCGATGGCGTCCTGGTCGATAGCGAGCCCCTGGCCATGCGCGTCCTGCTTGCGGCCATCGCCGCCCAGGGCATCGAGGTCTCCGCCGAAACCGCCTATCGCGACTATCTCGGCCGCTCGCTCGCCTCGGTCTCGGCCAGCCTCATTGACAGCCATGGCATGCCGCTCGGCGACTCTGCCCTCAAGGCCATGCGCGGCGACCTCTATGCTCTTTACAGCAAGGAGCTGCGTGCCAGTCCCGGCCTGCCCGAAATACTGGCGCAGCTCGAAACGCCCTTCTGCGTGGCGTCCTCGTCCGCACCCGAGCGCATCCGCCTCAGCCTCGAACTCACCGGCCTCCTGCCCTGGTTCGGGGACCGAATCTATTCGGCAAGCATGGTCGAGAACGGCAAGCCGGCGCCCGACTTGTTTCTCTATGCCGCGGAGGCCATGCGGGTCGCACCCAACCGCTGTCTCGTCATCGAAGACAGCCCTGCCGGCATCACAGCGGCAAGGCGCGCCGGCATGGCGGTTTTCGGCTATCTTGGCGGCAGCCACGTCGCCGCGAGCGGCCTGCGCGCCGCCATCGAAACGCTCGAACCCGATTGCATTTTCGACGATATGCACGCCTTGCCCGATCTAGTAAGGTCGCCGCGAACGGATAAGAAGGCGCTCTAG